A single window of Coleofasciculus sp. FACHB-1120 DNA harbors:
- a CDS encoding PilN domain-containing protein encodes MYSLDINFLKDRPDIIRRDAPGAKAPAGNKKMTPLWAGLAVGLLLPAGVGALWLLLQNQTEQLTAQKAQLEQKLNEGKAKEQQIQAINNEIQAVKGETQALASVFNQLAPWSAILQDIRDRVPPGLQITSIEQTAPDPATAAAAAPSPTAAAAPPSSNVAIKGYARSFDEVNDFLLTLQRSNLFDSEDTQIVAAELKDNQTQVQQPQDQGNSNARVEIKLPKVVEYTIQTSLSDAPASQLLREWERKGAVGLATRLRNLQNTGALQK; translated from the coding sequence ATGTATAGCCTAGATATTAATTTTCTTAAGGATCGCCCGGACATCATACGCCGCGATGCCCCCGGTGCCAAAGCTCCCGCTGGGAATAAAAAGATGACGCCGCTGTGGGCAGGATTAGCAGTCGGACTGCTATTGCCAGCAGGGGTTGGGGCGTTGTGGTTGTTGTTGCAAAACCAAACCGAACAATTGACTGCACAAAAAGCTCAATTGGAACAGAAGCTGAATGAAGGCAAAGCCAAAGAGCAGCAAATTCAAGCAATCAATAACGAAATTCAGGCAGTGAAAGGAGAAACCCAGGCACTTGCCAGCGTGTTCAATCAACTAGCTCCTTGGTCAGCGATTTTGCAGGATATACGCGATCGCGTTCCTCCAGGTCTGCAAATCACCAGCATTGAGCAAACCGCGCCAGATCCAGCCACCGCCGCAGCAGCAGCCCCTAGCCCCACGGCTGCCGCTGCCCCTCCCAGCTCTAACGTGGCAATTAAAGGGTATGCTCGCTCCTTTGATGAAGTGAATGACTTTTTGCTCACGCTACAGCGGTCTAACTTATTCGATAGCGAAGATACCCAAATCGTGGCTGCCGAGTTGAAAGACAATCAAACCCAGGTGCAACAGCCCCAGGATCAAGGAAATTCCAACGCTAGAGTAGAAATTAAATTGCCAAAAGTGGTGGAATACACCATTCAAACGAGCCTGAGTGATGCCCCAGCTTCCCAGCTACTTAGAGAGTGGGAGCGCAAAGGTGCAGTGGGATTAGCGACTCGGCTGAGAAACCTTCAGAACACAGGAGCGCTGCAAAAATGA
- the pilM gene encoding type IV pilus assembly protein PilM, which produces MFTRFKGLIAKRTKGIGIEIAPERINIAQLRKQGQGFKLTTLSSKEVPEGVFQEGKIIDAPALAELIKEAIAESKIKVQNVATAVSGREAVVRVIPVPAELDDKELREMVLDHEAGLYLPFPREEADVDYQKLGFFTDEDGIEKVQVLLVATRKDVTDTYIETFREAGLKIDVLEISSFSLIRTIREQLRQFGPQEAAVLVDIEFDSTEIAIIVDGVPQFSRTVPIGTYQLQSALNRAMNLPTSRNTEILQGMTIPNTPVDNVRTGATGINPGMGALVRVLGELADELRRSIDFYLNQSENLEVAQLLLAGPGGGIGQLDEFFTQRLSLPTTQVDPVAALSLEMTEEISPVQRPGLGVVLGLGLREV; this is translated from the coding sequence ATGTTCACCCGGTTTAAAGGATTAATAGCTAAACGTACCAAAGGAATTGGTATAGAAATTGCCCCTGAACGGATTAATATTGCTCAACTACGCAAGCAGGGTCAAGGATTCAAATTAACAACGCTGTCCTCTAAGGAAGTTCCGGAAGGAGTTTTTCAAGAAGGCAAGATTATTGATGCCCCAGCTTTAGCCGAACTGATTAAGGAAGCGATCGCTGAAAGTAAGATAAAAGTCCAGAACGTTGCCACTGCCGTATCAGGGCGCGAAGCGGTGGTGCGCGTTATCCCAGTACCTGCGGAACTCGATGACAAAGAGTTGCGGGAAATGGTATTGGATCACGAAGCCGGTCTCTACTTGCCATTTCCACGGGAAGAAGCAGATGTAGACTACCAGAAGCTGGGATTCTTCACCGATGAAGATGGAATTGAGAAGGTGCAGGTGCTGCTAGTTGCCACCCGCAAGGATGTGACAGACACCTATATCGAAACCTTCCGCGAAGCGGGATTAAAAATTGATGTGTTGGAGATTAGTAGTTTTTCTCTGATTCGGACGATTCGAGAGCAGTTGCGGCAATTTGGCCCTCAAGAAGCTGCCGTTCTGGTAGACATTGAGTTCGACAGCACCGAGATTGCCATCATCGTGGATGGGGTGCCCCAATTCTCCCGTACCGTACCGATTGGGACGTATCAGCTACAGAGTGCCCTGAATCGGGCGATGAATTTACCGACATCGAGAAACACTGAAATCCTGCAAGGGATGACAATTCCCAACACCCCCGTCGATAATGTCCGCACGGGTGCAACGGGAATTAACCCTGGTATGGGAGCTTTAGTTAGAGTATTGGGAGAGCTTGCTGATGAACTGCGTCGCTCAATCGATTTTTATCTAAATCAGAGCGAAAATTTGGAAGTGGCGCAGCTGCTACTGGCAGGCCCAGGAGGAGGAATTGGACAACTGGATGAATTCTTCACGCAACGGTTGAGCTTGCCGACGACGCAAGTAGATCCAGTTGCTGCCCTTTCCTTGGAAATGACAGAGGAAATTTCACCAGTACAAAGACCGGGGTTGGGAGTGGTATTGGGATTAGGACTACGAGAGGTTTAA
- a CDS encoding sugar ABC transporter substrate-binding protein codes for MIRRKTWRRLGICTLLGFIFSWVISCSPGSSPSGKGEIEFWTMQLQPQFTEYFNKLITNFEAENTGVKVRWVDVPWSAMESKILTAVSAKTAPDVVNLNPDFASQLASRNAWLNLDTKVPQAVRQQYLPNIWKASTLSDQSFGIPWYLTTRVTIYNQELFKAAGVSKPPATYAQLAQVAQQIKEKTGKYAFFVTLVPEDSAEVLESMVQMGVELVDTKGEAAFNTPAGKAAFQYWVDLYQKKLLPQEVLTQGHRRAVELYQAGETAMLATGAEFMATIEKNAPAIAQVSAAAPQITGETGKKNVAVMNLVIPRDTPNPDDALKFALFVTNDQNQLAFAKAANVLPSTVQAVQEYQRQIATNPKVSPVEQARVLSASQLTSAEVLVPAIKDLNKLQKAIYENLQAAMLGEKTVDKAVGDAALAWNQR; via the coding sequence ATGATCCGTAGGAAAACCTGGAGACGATTGGGCATTTGTACCCTATTGGGGTTCATTTTCAGCTGGGTTATCAGCTGTAGCCCTGGCTCTTCCCCATCCGGAAAAGGGGAAATTGAGTTCTGGACGATGCAGCTGCAACCGCAGTTTACTGAATATTTCAACAAACTGATTACTAACTTTGAAGCCGAAAATACCGGCGTCAAAGTGCGCTGGGTAGATGTACCCTGGAGTGCGATGGAAAGCAAAATTCTGACGGCAGTTTCGGCGAAAACGGCACCCGATGTCGTAAACCTGAATCCGGACTTTGCCTCCCAATTAGCGTCGCGCAATGCCTGGTTAAATTTAGATACTAAAGTTCCCCAAGCTGTGCGCCAGCAATATCTACCTAATATATGGAAGGCTAGCACGCTCAGCGACCAAAGTTTTGGCATTCCCTGGTATTTAACGACGCGGGTGACGATTTACAACCAGGAGTTGTTTAAAGCCGCTGGTGTGAGCAAACCTCCGGCGACTTATGCCCAACTGGCACAAGTCGCTCAGCAAATTAAGGAAAAAACCGGCAAGTATGCGTTTTTTGTGACTCTGGTTCCAGAAGATTCGGCTGAGGTGCTGGAATCGATGGTGCAGATGGGGGTTGAATTAGTGGATACCAAAGGAGAGGCGGCTTTTAATACACCCGCAGGGAAAGCGGCGTTTCAGTATTGGGTAGACCTTTACCAGAAGAAGCTGTTGCCCCAGGAGGTATTGACACAAGGGCATCGACGTGCAGTTGAACTCTACCAAGCGGGCGAGACGGCGATGCTAGCAACGGGAGCAGAGTTTATGGCGACGATAGAGAAGAATGCACCCGCGATCGCGCAAGTCTCTGCTGCGGCACCCCAGATTACCGGCGAAACGGGTAAAAAGAATGTAGCCGTGATGAATCTGGTGATTCCCCGCGACACTCCAAATCCGGATGACGCCCTAAAATTTGCTTTATTTGTCACGAACGATCAGAATCAACTGGCTTTTGCCAAGGCGGCGAACGTGTTGCCGTCTACCGTTCAGGCAGTGCAAGAGTACCAACGCCAGATAGCCACTAATCCTAAGGTGTCGCCCGTGGAGCAAGCTCGCGTCCTTAGTGCCAGCCAATTGACATCGGCAGAGGTTTTAGTCCCGGCGATCAAGGATCTCAACAAGTTGCAGAAGGCAATTTATGAAAATTTGCAAGCAGCGATGTTGGGGGAAAAGACGGTAGATAAAGCAGTTGGGGATGCAGCTTTAGCGTGGAATCAGCGGTAG
- a CDS encoding ATP-binding protein, with protein MSFHQKGEQFSQKVQTARQRAAALEQRIVDSPKQDPELLAVSLEELKTALEELHVAEEELRQQNESLLAARSALESERQRYQDLFDLAPDGYLVTDGAGMIREANQAAAQLLGVAHTYLVGKPLIIFVPEDTRRAFRSQLTHLPKLGLLQEWEVRLKSRQGNLFDAALTVASVRDKPGQGSSLRWMLRDITARKQAEEKIRCYHLQNLHLQEEVRLKSQFLALMSHELRTPMNAILGFSQLLMRQAQHQLGHNQLHMLERIFNSGKHLLKLIEDILDFSKLEAGRLELNLEEFNLVELVTQTVEELQSLAHQKQLEVHIHVCLDNPYVVNDSNRLRQVLVNLLSNAIKFTDSGSITVDACEPTPDQIAIAVKDTGIGIEQSEIKQIFQEFRQVSQSLTRTYGGTGLGLAITDRLVGMMHGKIQVESQPGEGSTFRLELPRKVTSSSNTSAIVSK; from the coding sequence ATGAGTTTCCACCAGAAAGGGGAGCAGTTTAGCCAAAAAGTACAGACTGCACGTCAACGCGCAGCGGCGCTAGAGCAGCGCATTGTCGATTCGCCTAAGCAAGACCCAGAGCTGCTAGCGGTATCGCTGGAAGAATTAAAAACTGCCTTAGAAGAATTACACGTCGCCGAAGAAGAACTGCGCCAGCAGAATGAGAGTTTGCTAGCGGCTCGCAGTGCATTGGAATCGGAACGCCAGCGCTATCAAGACTTATTCGATTTGGCTCCAGACGGCTACCTGGTGACAGATGGGGCTGGAATGATTCGGGAAGCCAATCAAGCCGCCGCCCAGCTTCTCGGTGTCGCGCACACTTACTTAGTGGGCAAACCGCTGATCATCTTTGTGCCGGAGGATACTCGTCGAGCCTTTCGTTCTCAACTGACTCATCTGCCGAAATTAGGCTTACTTCAGGAGTGGGAGGTGCGACTAAAATCGCGTCAAGGAAACCTCTTTGATGCTGCTCTGACGGTTGCCAGCGTCCGAGATAAGCCAGGTCAGGGATCTTCCCTACGGTGGATGCTACGGGATATCACCGCTCGCAAGCAAGCGGAGGAGAAAATTCGCTGTTATCATCTACAAAATTTGCACCTTCAAGAAGAAGTTCGGCTGAAATCGCAATTTTTGGCGCTGATGTCTCACGAACTGCGGACTCCGATGAACGCGATTCTTGGCTTTTCGCAATTGTTGATGCGCCAAGCTCAGCATCAACTGGGTCACAATCAATTACATATGCTGGAGCGTATTTTTAATAGTGGAAAACACTTGCTCAAGCTGATTGAGGATATTCTGGATTTCTCTAAGTTGGAGGCGGGACGCCTGGAATTAAACTTAGAAGAATTTAACTTAGTCGAGCTAGTCACGCAAACGGTGGAAGAACTCCAGAGTTTAGCTCACCAGAAACAATTGGAAGTTCATATTCACGTTTGTCTAGATAACCCTTATGTTGTAAATGACAGTAATCGCCTGCGGCAAGTGTTGGTTAATCTTCTTTCCAATGCGATTAAGTTTACCGATTCGGGTAGCATAACCGTAGACGCTTGCGAACCGACACCCGACCAAATTGCGATCGCTGTCAAAGATACTGGTATTGGGATTGAGCAGTCGGAAATCAAGCAAATTTTTCAAGAATTTCGCCAAGTTAGTCAAAGCCTGACGCGCACTTATGGCGGTACGGGTTTGGGGCTTGCCATTACTGACCGATTGGTTGGCATGATGCATGGAAAAATTCAGGTGGAAAGTCAGCCCGGAGAAGGTTCAACTTTTCGCCTAGAGTTGCCCCGTAAAGTCACTTCAAGCTCTAACACTTCTGCAATCGTGTCAAAGTAA
- a CDS encoding PAS domain S-box protein — MNQNKLLQQISTLQQHFSTLHKYLLAIDSSPIQVLLLQQIVLGTAAFEEFCFILEDLLVEHEEVSQYNDYLTIPSNRDRQRDRPDTNQSQQLKQLQSSKQRLQLLDEQLQATVEALAKSDRALEDKNHDWLVVNEQLQAAIAQAKSTVDSLEARDGDLQVKSEQLDTRNEELRLTTEELRLSSQDLNEANAFLKSIFTSLPGGIAVLNQELNIQVWNLQAEDLWGLRSHEIQGQHFLNLELGLPIEQLRQPIQSCLAGESEHHEQTLDALNRRGRTIQCKVTCMPLFTLKKEIHGVIVLMQELPSAMPTL, encoded by the coding sequence ATGAATCAGAACAAGCTGTTGCAGCAGATAAGTACTCTGCAACAGCACTTTTCAACCCTGCACAAATATTTATTAGCCATTGATTCATCGCCCATCCAGGTATTGCTCTTGCAGCAAATCGTGTTGGGGACGGCAGCGTTTGAGGAATTTTGCTTCATCTTAGAAGACTTGCTAGTGGAACACGAGGAGGTATCCCAATACAACGACTATCTGACAATCCCATCGAATCGAGATCGCCAGCGCGATCGCCCAGACACAAACCAGTCTCAACAGTTGAAGCAGCTGCAATCCTCCAAGCAGAGGCTACAACTTCTCGATGAGCAACTGCAAGCGACTGTCGAAGCATTAGCCAAGAGCGATCGCGCTTTAGAGGATAAAAACCACGATTGGCTTGTCGTCAACGAACAACTGCAAGCTGCGATCGCTCAAGCCAAGTCCACTGTCGATAGCTTAGAGGCGCGTGACGGGGATTTACAAGTAAAATCGGAACAATTAGACACGAGGAACGAAGAGCTACGGCTAACAACGGAAGAACTACGACTGTCCAGCCAGGATCTTAACGAAGCCAACGCCTTTTTAAAGTCTATTTTTACCAGTCTACCGGGCGGTATCGCCGTATTAAATCAAGAGCTGAACATCCAAGTCTGGAATCTTCAAGCTGAAGATTTGTGGGGGCTGCGAAGCCATGAAATCCAGGGACAACACTTTCTAAATTTGGAGCTTGGCTTGCCGATAGAGCAACTCAGACAGCCGATTCAAAGCTGTTTAGCCGGGGAATCAGAACACCACGAACAAACGCTAGATGCTCTCAACCGGCGCGGGAGAACAATTCAATGTAAAGTCACCTGTATGCCTCTATTTACTTTAAAGAAAGAAATTCACGGAGTGATTGTGTTAATGCAAGAATTACCCAGCGCCATGCCAACGTTATAA